AAACTGATGTTGCAAACATTCTCTCAATTTGGAATATCTAACAAACGAACACCAAGGAGCTTTCTCAGCTTCTGAAACATGGACAACTTTAggggctttgtgaatatatcagccACTTGATCTTCACTTCTACAGAAAATTAGCTCAACTACTTCATCCTTTGTAAGATCTCTTAAGAAGTGGTACTTCACATCTATATGCTTGCTCCTCCCATGTAGAACTGGATTTTGAACAGCTTGATAGCTGAGAACATTTGTTGTCACAATAGATTATAGTTGCTTCTTGCTATTTGAACTGAAGCTCTCCAAGAATCTTCCGTAACCATATGACTTGACAGGCGCATGAAGTTGCAGCAACAAATTCTGCTTTAGTTGTTGATAAAGTAACAATTGATTGTTTCTTTGAAGACCATGAAACCGCCTTTGAACCAAGCATGAATACATACCCTGAAGTACTTCGTCTATCATCAACATCTCCAACATAATCGTTATCTGTAAACCCAAACCAATCTaacttttctccatttttataGAACAGCCCAAAATTTTTAGTTCCATGCAAATagtgaaaaatcatttttgcaaCTTGTAAATGTAACCCTGTTGGGTGCTCCATATACCTGCTTATAAGGCTCACAGCATGCATGATATCTGGTCTTGTCCCCGTCAAATACGTCAGGCTTCCAACAATTTGCTTGTAGAGAGTGCTATCCACCTTGCTTCCATAAGGATCTTTCAagagcttcaatccaacttcaATTGGAGTAGTCACGGGGTTacaattattcatttgaaaccTGTCCAAAATCTCTTGAACATACTTCTTTTGAGACATAAAGATTCCAGCTGCAAATTGAATTACTTCTATGCCCAGAAAATAATGCATCAATCCAAGatcattcatctcaaattcatccatcatagactccTTTTCTTGAAGATCACCATGCAAGAATGCTGACTTCACATCCAATTGGAAGATAggccatgaattttgtgatGCTAATGCAATTACCAATATGATTGTGTCAAGTCTTGTTAcaagtgcaaatacttctttGTAATCCACTCCAAATTCTTGCTTGTAGCCTTTTGCCACCAAGCGCGCCTTATACTTATCAACTTCACGattcttgttcaattttgtaTTGTACACCCACTTGACTCCGATTGTTTTGTGACCTTTTGGAAGATCTGTTAACTCCCAAGTGTTATTCCTCTCAATAGctgcaatttcttcatccattgctattctccaattttcttttgtactgCTTCATCAAAAGTTGTTGGATCACAAtctgaaaacaaagcaaaatggataAGTGGATCTTCATATTGATCAACTCCTGTTACTTCATAATCACTCATCCATGCAGGCCTCCATCGAACACGATGAGGCCGATCTTCAAGTTCCATAGCTGCTGCTGTACTTTGGACACTGCCTGTGGCGATTTGGATTGTTGTGGATTGCTGCACCAgctcattttcatcttcaaaattcgTTGGAATTTGCTTACCAACACCTTGCTCACCACATGGCCAAGTTTGTTCTTCATCAAAAATCACATCACGGttgataatgattttcttggtcataggatcataaattttataggcttttgattgatcactaatgccaagaaaaacacatttgacTCCCTTGTCATCtagcttcttcctcttttggtCAGGAACATGGGCGTAGGCAATACACCCAAAAATCCTGAAGTGATCTACTGTAGGTCTTTGGCTGCTCCATGCTTCTTCTCGTGTCATATTTTGAATAGCTAGAGTGGGACttctatttaaaatatgaatgcTCCAATTGACTACTTCAGGCCAGAAACTTTTTGGAATTCCACTTCCCCTCAAGAGACTTCGCACCATATTCATAATGGTACGATTCTTCTTCTCACATACGCCATTTTGCTGTAGAGTATAGGCTGCTGTAAGTTGTCTCTTGATGCCATGCTTCACACACAAATCTATAAACTCAAGTGAGTTGTACTCTCCACCACGATCCGTGCGAATGacctttatttgatttcctCCATCCTTTTTCAACAAGTGCTTTGAAGTTCTTGAAAGCTGCAAACGCTTCAGATTTTTCTTGCAAGAAATACACCCAAATCTTCCGGCTAAAATCATTGATGAAGGTAATGATATACTGTTTACCTCCATTGGAAATTGGAGAtattggtccacaaatatcTGAATGAACGAACGCCAACGCACTTTTTTCTCTCCACgattttctttgtggaaattGAGCACGATGTTGCTTGCTAACAACACAATCTtcacaaatttccaaagaagTAGAGATTTGAGGAAGACCCTCCACCATCTCTTTTTTATATAGTGTTCGCAACCCATCAAAATTAAGATGCCCATAGCAAAAATGACATAACCAAGGTTCCTCCTTCAATCTTGCAGAGAAACATGAATTTGTTGTTGTGGAGATACAGTGGAAACATCCGATTGCTCGTCATTTTGACTTCGGCAATTAAACCCAACTTCTCATCTTGGATTCTACAAATCCCACCTTTAATAGAGATTTCATATCCCTTCTCTTGCAGCTGACTAGCACTTAACATATTAGTCTTTAATTCAGGGACATACAATACATTTGAGATAGTTTGTACCGAAGTCCCTTTTGGATGAATTGCCACTGTTCCTTTCCCCATCACCGACACAATGGAATTATCACCAAACTTTACGGTGTTGTTGTACGTTTCATCTAaatcaaaaaacattttcttgtctcCACACATGTGATTGCTACAACTAGTGTTGAGATACCACATGTTTGATTGAGTTTCTTCCTTCTATGGCACACCATCAAAAGagatacttcttcttctttttcagcaaagTTAGTTCTTTCAATTCTTTGTTTATTCAAATTAGTTCGACATTGAGATTTGTAATGCCCGTACCTGTGGCATCTAAAACACTCCACTTTGGATTTGTCTGCTGACTTTGGCCTAAAACCAGTTGAATGTCGTCCTCCACgacctcttcctctcccttggaAATCACGATAGGAATAGTTTTCAGACTTTTGATCAAAGCTGAAGCTGCTGCAATCGTTGTTCTCCCTTCCTCTGCCTCTTCCTTTGTTCACCCATGCTGCTGATGAAGAATGATTTCCAGTTGAAACCTTCAAAGCTTGCTCTTCCATCTCTTGTTGTAGgagtttttgttcatgaactaaCAAGGATCCTTGCAACTcatcaatggaaagttcttcaatGTCCTTGGCTTCTTCTATGGAACAAACAATAAAGTTGAACTTTGGTGTCAAAGATCGAAGAATCTTTTCAACGATGATGACATCCTCCATCTTGTTGCCATGAATCCGCATCTTATTAACTATTGACATTGTCCGAGACAAGAAATCTGTGATTGTCTCTCCCGACTTCATTCGTAGCATTTCAAACTCCGAACGAAGCGTTTGAAGCTGCTGCCTCTTTGCTCTTGCTGAGCCTTGATactttttcttcatggaatccCATATTTCCTTGGTGGTATCCTTGCAAAGAATTGTCTCCAAAATGGATctgtcaattgcttggaaaaGATAGTTTTTGGCCTTGAGATCCTTCAATTTTAATGCATCCAAAGCCGTTCTTTGCACTACCGTTAACACAGCTTCTTCATCAGGTTCGGCAACTCCTGAAGAAACAACATCCCAATACTCCTTGGacttgagaaaattctccaTTAGCATGCTCCAATGATCATAGTGACCATCAAAGTGTCGAATAGCAGGTTGTACAAATGTTTCTGAGGCCATTACTGCTGTTGCAAAACAGAACCACCACAAAAGCAACTTGCAGCTGCTACAAACGAAAATAACCTGCTACAATACTCTCCTTTCACTGCTGCAAACGAAAGTACTTGCTGCAATAAAAACTCTCTTTTGGTTCTCACCTTTTTACAGCACTCAAACACACGTTTTTCTTCCTAACCTCGGCttgataccaatgttaaaaaacagaggagatgcaaatatgcaaatatgcACAAGAGCAGCGTTAAAAATAGAGGACAACATAGGAGATACTGATATACACAAAAACAGAGGAACCGTCTGCAGAACCACACACATAAAAAACTGACGCCATAGCCTTTatataggttttacaaaaacaaataaccACCACAGCCCACTAACTTCACACGTACAACAACCAATCCACATAATAGAAGTGCTTAATAGACtattaacacataaaaaaaaaaacaaaccaaaaacatTGAATCGTTCAACAAATTGGTTATCGCTTAATTCTCATCGAGTG
This Eucalyptus grandis isolate ANBG69807.140 chromosome 7, ASM1654582v1, whole genome shotgun sequence DNA region includes the following protein-coding sequences:
- the LOC120296183 gene encoding uncharacterized protein LOC120296183, encoding MASETFVQPAIRHFDGHYDHWSMLMENFLKSKEYWDVVSSGVAEPDEEAVLTVVQRTALDALKLKDLKAKNYLFQAIDRSILETILCKDTTKEIWDSMKKKYQGSARAKRQQLQTLRSEFEMLRMKSGETITDFLSRTMSIVNKMRIHGNKMEDVIIVEKILRSLTPKFNFIVCSIEEAKDIEELSIDELQGSLLVHEQKLLQQEMEEQALKVSTGNHSSSAAWVNKGRGRGRENNDCSSFSFDQKSENYSYRDFQGRGRGRGGRHSTGFRPKSADKSKVECFRCHSNPQQSKSPQAVSKVQQQLWNLKIGLIVFDGGLHG